The sequence below is a genomic window from Candidatus Dormiibacterota bacterium.
GGCGCGCTGCAGGGCGACCTCCGCCATGCCCACCCTGACCAGGTTGCGGAGGCCGAGCTCGAGCGCCGCCCGGGGGAGGTGCCCGCAGGCCACCCGGAGACCGCCGAGACCGCCGAGCGCCCCGCTGGCGGCGTTGGCGAGGGCGGTGCGGCGGCGCACCAGGTTGGCGCTCTGGAAGACCATGGCGATGCTCCGCCGCGCCTGCTGCAGCCGCCGGTCGTCGAGGGTGGTGAGCTCCTGGCCGGCCACCCGCACCGTGCCGGCGCTGGGCTCGATCAGCCGAACCGTGCAGCGCATCAGCGTCGACTTCCCGCTGCCGTTGGGGCCGAGGATGGCGGTGACCTCACCGGCACGCGCGGCCATGTCGACGCCGTCGAGCACCAGCCGGTCGCCGAAGCGCCTGCTCAGGCCGGAGACCTCGAGGAGCGGCTGCCCCGGCGCGGCGGGCGACCCCGGCGCCGGCCGCCGGACCGCGGGTGCGATCGCCATGGCGTCCGGCTCCGGCTACTTCGGGAGGTTGTTGAGATCGAGCTTCAGCGTCGAGACCAGGTCGCGGATG
It includes:
- a CDS encoding ATP-binding cassette domain-containing protein, with amino-acid sequence MAIAPAVRRPAPGSPAAPGQPLLEVSGLSRRFGDRLVLDGVDMAARAGEVTAILGPNGSGKSTLMRCTVRLIEPSAGTVRVAGQELTTLDDRRLQQARRSIAMVFQSANLVRRRTALANAASGALGGLGGLRVACGHLPRAALELGLRNLVRVGMAEVALQRA